From the Bacteroidales bacterium genome, one window contains:
- a CDS encoding cytochrome c family protein: MLTKRVFTFAMLVFFAGGALMAQNFKYIGASKCKMCHIKPATGEQYNIWLKGPHAGAMKTLANEESKKIAAEKGIADPTTDAACIKCHSTIGRVDASLIASATLDEGVYCESCHGPGSMYKGASVMKNKELAMTKGLIDPTEAVCKTCHNEESPTYKQFNYAEMVAKIAHPNPSK, from the coding sequence ATGTTGACAAAACGAGTATTTACTTTCGCAATGCTGGTCTTCTTTGCAGGGGGTGCCCTGATGGCCCAGAATTTTAAATACATTGGAGCCTCCAAATGCAAGATGTGCCATATTAAGCCCGCCACGGGTGAGCAGTATAATATTTGGTTGAAAGGGCCCCATGCCGGAGCCATGAAAACCCTGGCCAATGAGGAATCCAAGAAAATTGCTGCCGAGAAGGGTATTGCTGACCCCACTACAGATGCCGCTTGTATCAAGTGCCATTCAACAATTGGACGTGTGGATGCCAGTCTTATTGCTTCGGCTACCCTGGATGAGGGTGTTTACTGTGAGTCCTGTCACGGCCCCGGAAGCATGTATAAGGGAGCTTCCGTAATGAAGAATAAAGAGCTGGCCATGACAAAAGGACTGATTGATCCAACGGAGGCAGTTTGCAAAACCTGTCACAACGAGGAGAGCCCTACTTATAAACAATTCAATTATGCGGAGATGGTGGCAAAAATTGCTCATCCGAATCCTTCCAAGTAG
- a CDS encoding rhodanese-like domain-containing protein, whose amino-acid sequence MDLAVDEVLKMLPTDKTIVVYCYSGQNSARIAAYLRVLGYDAKSLKFGANGMIYDEMTKSRWRAASTMNYGWESTK is encoded by the coding sequence GTGGATCTGGCTGTGGATGAGGTTCTGAAAATGCTTCCCACAGACAAAACCATTGTGGTTTATTGCTACTCCGGACAGAACAGTGCCCGGATAGCTGCTTACCTGCGTGTTCTGGGATACGATGCCAAATCCCTGAAATTCGGAGCCAACGGCATGATTTATGATGAAATGACCAAGTCCAGGTGGAGAGCGGCTTCCACTATGAATTATGGCTGGGAGTCTACCAAATAA